The Bradyrhizobium sp. LLZ17 genomic sequence CGATGCCGGCAAGTTCACCCTTGTCGTCGCCGATACGCTGAAGATGCAGCTCGAACTGCTGCGCGACGGCTATTCCAACGCGTTGACCGGGCAGCGCCCGTTCGAGATGGGCGAGAAGTCGATGGACACTCTGCTGGCGATCAAGAAGGGCCAGAAGGTGCCGGAGATCATCTATACCGGCCTCGATCTCGTGACCAAGGACAACGTTGCGAAGATGCTGAAGTAGGAGCGGCCCCAGCCCCTCGCTGAGAGCCTCTCCCGCTTGCGGCTTCCGCAAGCGGGAGAGATCAATCGGAAGTTTGAACGAATGGGAATGAAACGATCGCGGCTAGGCTCCGTCGACGTTACGTCAATCGGCCTCGGTTCCGCTCCGCTCGGCGGATTGTTTACGCCGGTCAGCGCGGCCGATGCGGAGGCGACGCTGGAGCGTGCCTGGTCGCTGGGGGCGGAGCGTGAGCCATGATCATCGACGCCCACCAGCACTTCTGGGACCCGACGCACGCCGACTATCCCTGGATGGACGCGCCGGAACTCGCGCCGATCCGCCGCGCCTTCGCTCCCGCCGATCTCGGCCCGTTGTTGAAAGCAAACGGCATCGACGCGAGCATCCTGGTGCAGTGCCGCTCCGCGCTCGCTGAGACCGAGCAATTCCTGCGCATTGCGCGCGACACGCCTTTCGTCGCTGGTGTCGTCGGCTGGGTCGACCTGACTGATGGTTGGGTTGGCGAAACGCTCGATCGTCTGCGCGTCATGCGGGGCGGGGACAAGCTGGTCGGCATCCGCCACCAGGTGCACGACGAGCCAGACCCGGATTGGCTGTTGCGCGAGGACGTTCGGCGCGGACTGACCGCGGTGTTCGCCCATGATCTCGCCTACGATTTCCTGGTCCGGACCCGCGAACTGCCGGCCGCGATCGCGACCGCGCAGGCGTTTCCGCACGCGCGCTTCGTGCTCGATCACGCCGCCAAGCCGCCGATCGCCGATGGCTGGCGCCCGGAATGGGCGGATCACATCGCAGCACTTGCTGCCTGCGGCAACGTCTGGTGCAAGATCTCGGGGCTGGCCACGGAAGCGGCCTGGAACGATTGGGATGCCGAGCGGCTGTTTCGGTTCGTCGAGCACGCCGCGAAATATTTTGGCGAGGATCGCCTGATCTTCGGCTCCGATTGGCCGGTGTGCTTGCTGGCGGGGAGCTATGGCGAGATCAAGAGCGCGCTGGAGACGTGCCTGGCGAAGCTCGGGCCGCAGGCGCGGGACAAGGCGTTCGGGGTGAATGCGAAGGCGGCGTATCGGTTGGCGATCGTGTAGGCCATGTGCTCGGTTTCCCTTCTCCCCTTGTGGGAGAAGGTGGCGCGAAGCGCCGGATGAGGGGTCTCTCTCCGCAAGCCTCACTCGCATGATCATGCGCGGCGAGAACCCCTCACCCAAGTGAGCCTGTGTCTCCCAGCAGAACCGCCCTCTCCCACAAGGAGGGCTTTGCACAATCGGCTGCACGTGATTCTTTGAATCATGGCTGATTCTAGCGAGGTGAGCCAAGCATGGTCGAGCGCAATGTCGGTCAAATGAGCTTGGCGGATGTCCTGGTTCGGGCACGCCGAGGCAGCATCCTGGATGAGGTGGAGGCTGTTGTGGATTGGGCGCCGCTGCGCTCGCTTCTTGGCAAGCGGGGTGGCGATGGTGCCGGTAACAGCAGCTATCCAGCGGAAGTCATGCTTCGCTGCTTGCTCGCCGGGATCTGGCACAATCTGTCCGATCCGGCGCTGGAAGCCGCCATTGCGGACCGGCTGTCGTTTCGTCGCTTTGTTGGTCTGAGCCTGCACGATCAGACCCCGGATCACACGACATTGTGGCGGTTTCGGCAGGAACTCGCCAAGGACGGTCTGATCGAGAAGGTGTTCGCGGAGATCAATCGGCAGTTGGAGGCCAAGAAGCTGATCCTCAAGCAGGGGACGCTGGTCGACGCCTCGTTGATCCCGGCCCGAGCCACTCCGCCCCGCAAGGCACGCAAGGATGGCGAGGATACGCCATCTGCGGATCGCGATGCACGCTGGGGCCGGAAAGGCAAAAAGAGCGTGTTCGGCTACAAGATCCACACGGGTGTGGATGCCGGTCACACCATCATTCGTCGTGTCCACATGACGGATGCCTCGATCACTGATACAGAACCGGCGGATCGTCTGTTCTGTGGTGATGAGGAAGCGGTCTATGGCGATCAGGCCTATTACACGCATGCCCGGCACGCGCGCCTGACCGAAGCCGGTATCAAGGATCGCCTGATGCGTCGTCCGAACAAGCATCATCCCGAACTGCCGCCACGACAGAAGCTGCGCAACAAGCTGATCGCGAAGATACGCTCAGCCGTGGAGCGACCGTACGCCGTGTTCAAGGAGCATTATGGTCTGCGGCGGATGCGCTTCTTCAACTTCGCGCGCAACCAGACGCACATCGTGCTGGCCTGTTGCGCCTACAATCTGCGTCGCGCGGCCGGCGCCTTGGCCGCGCAACGCCCAGAGTCCGTCTCCGTTTGAAAAAACGGAGGACAACAGGGGTGAAATGAGCAAAATGCCGCTCACTGCAGCGGGCTGACAGCAAAAAAGCCCGCGACGCACCTCAAGCGCCCGCTCGCCCCTCTGTGCAAAGCCCTCACAAGGGGAGAGGGCGCAGCAACGCGCATCGCTTTCCTCACGCGCCGGCGGGCACCTGGTCCAGGAATCCCGTGATGCTCTTGATCCGGCCGTCCTTCAGCACGGCAAAATCGGTGCCCTTGATCGGGCTGTCCACATCATCAGGGCCGAGGCCCCAGGAAAAGCGCACGTGAAAGCGCGCGTGAACGCCGTAGCCGCTCGGCTCGCCGATCAGCTTGAACTTGAAGTCGGGAAAGCGCTGTTGCACGCCGGCGATCAGCGCGTCGACGCCGTCATGGCCGTCGCCCTTCATCAGGGGATCGACATAGCTCGCGTCCGCGGTCCAGTTCTCACTGAGCAGTTCGCGCCGGCGATTGTGTGCGCGCTCGTTCCAGACATCGATGTAGCGGCGGGCGACGGTGATGGGGTCGATCATGGTCTTCTCCTTCGATGGCGCCGTGTTCGGCTGACCGTCACTATCGAAGGTTCACGCGCGCTGATCGATTACCTCGCAGGTCATCAGCGCGCGTGAATTTTTACTTCGCCGCGGTCACCATGATCTCGACGGTGTATTGCGGCGCCGCCAGCTTGGCTTCGACGGTGGCGCGCGCCGGGGTGTTGCCGGGGGAGACCCAGCCGTCCCACACCGCGTTCATTTCCTGGAACGTCTTCATGTCGGTGATGTAGATCGTGGCCGATAGCAGCTTCGACTTGTCGGTGCCGGCCTTGGCGAGATGGCCGTCGATGGTCGCCAGGATGTCCTGGGTCTGCTTGGTCACGCTTTCGCCGGCGGCGTTGTTGGCGACGACACCGGCGAGATAGACGGTGTTGCCGTGCACGACCACCTGGCTCATGCGCGGGCCGGTTTCAAAACGCTGAATGGTCATTGGGATCTCCTGTAAATGGCGGCCCTGTCTAGCCCAGCGCACTATGCTGTGCCACCCCAGGCACGCATGCGTTGCCGGCGAAGCATGCGCGGCCCGACGGAAACCGGCTGAAGCACATCCAGATCGTCTCGGCGCCGTCGATGTCCGCGTTCTGCGGTCCGAGAGGTGAGCCGCGGTCTTCGGGAAGCGCGCATCGGGAGAGAAGCCTGGCATGCGGTGGCCGCCCTGGTTGAGGCGATCGAGCACGACGTCGTCTCCGCGTGACTGTGGACTGGTCTGCGGGCCCCCTGTCGGCATGTCGGTCACCGCAGCGCCGCCGGTCTCGCAGCCGTTGAGCTTGCGCCAGAAGGCCAGCGTCTCCTCCGTCGATCAGAAACCGTCCGCGGCAAAATAGCTCGATCCGCGCCTCGTGGGGGACCAGCGGGTCGGCCGTGCCGTTGATGATCAGCATCGGCCGCGGCCGTGGCAAGTAACCGTGGCCTCTTCGATGAGATTCACGCTCGCACCTGCCGCAAACAGATCGGCGGGGGGCGCGAACGAGCGTCATTGCCATGGCGCCGCCATTGGAGGTGCCGGCGACATAGATGCGCTTTGGGTCGGCTGTACCGTTCGCGACCAGTCTCTCGACCAGCTTGGCGATGAAGGCGACGTCGTCTGTGCCTTTGGGTGGGCCGCGGGTTCGGCCTAGGTCCTCGCATCGGCCCAGGCATGGTTGAGCCCGTCAGGAAAGACGACGGCGAAGCCTTCGCGCTTTGCAACCTGCGGCCAGGCTGTCCGCGCGATCATGTCGGCGCCATCCTGGGTGTTGCCATGCAGCACGACCATAAGCGGCGCCGGCTTTTTCGCCGGCAACTGCGCGGTGTAGGAGCGCTTTGTGCCATCAACGTCGATCGTATCGGCCGCTGCGGGATGGGCGAACCAGATCGCCGCCATGGACAGCAGAACGGGCAGCCAGTCTGGTCGCGTGGTCAAGGCCATGATGCACGTCCACTACGGTCGTCACCGCTTCAAAGCGGCATTATCGCCGGCGCGGGAGCCTTGCACAAAAAAGATGCAGGGCTAAGGAGACGAGAGCCGTGAGCGTCATTGAGTTCCAGCAAAGACAGGTGTTCAGTCTTTCGACAATTATTGGTTGAAAATGAATTTTCGCAACGGGGCCTGCTGTGCTTCAGTTGGAACAATTTCTCAATTTGCCGGACCTATTTGTTTTCATTGAAGAAAAAATTGGTATCGGGATCTGGCGCATTGATGCTGCGGGCCAGATGCAATGGTCGCGCGGGGTGTTCAGCCTGTTGGGGCTGGATCCGCGCAGAACCACTCCGTCTTTTGCGGCGTACGAGAGACGAATTCATCCGGAGGATCGCCGGTCGCCAGGTGCTCCGGGGGAATTCCTGTTCGATCGATCCTTGTTTGATGGCGAATTTCGCATCATCCGGCCCGGCGGGTCCCTGCGCTGGATTCGTGTCGAGTCCGAGGTGCTGCTGGATAGTGCCGGCGAGCCGGACTGTGTCCTCGGAGTCGCAATCGACATCACCGAGCAGCACAGGCTGCTGCAACCCTTCAAGGAGGATGCAGGGCGCTACGCGGCTCTCAGCCAGGTCGTGGATGGCTTGTTGTGGATTGGCAATTCCGACGGCAGGATCACGGCTCTGGTGAATGGGCCGAAGATATCGGAAGCCGACAAGTTCCTTGGCAGGGGCTGGGTTGATCTGGTCCACGAAGAGGAGCGCGAAGCAGCCCTGAAGAGTTGGGCGACTGCAGCCGAAACGGGACGGCCCTACAACGTAGAACACCGGTTGCGGCAGCCCGATGGATCCTATCGGTTGCACCGCTGCAAGGCCGTGCCGGTCGTGCATTCGGATGGCAGCATTCGGGAGTGGCTGGGGACTTCCACGGATATGCAACAGCCTCAACTCTCAATTCAGCACGGGGCGACATCGAGGCTGACCGGAGCACAATTGCGGGCGGCCCGTGGCATGCTGAACTGGTCGGTGAAGCAGTTGGCGGCGCGAACCGGGATCTCTGCCGCCGTTATCCGCGGGCTGGAGGAGCGGCATGGCTTTTTGCGACTGCCCGAGGAGACGCTCAGCACACTTCGCGACACCCTCTCGGGCGCAGGCATCGAGTTCATCTTTCCGGCGGTTGGTCAGCCTGGCGTTCGGCCGCGATAAGCGCGGAAAATTTTCGCAACCGCCTTCGTATTTTTCGTGGTCTCGATACGAACTTTAGTTCGCTCGACCGCAATTCTTGGATGGCGGCCCGCCGGGCTTCTCGATAAACCGCAGAAACTCTCCTCGCTCTCGCGAGTCTCGAGGCGCTTGCGGCAGCAAACCCAAATTTTGCGCGTCCTTCGGGCGCTGCCGGCAAATTTTTCTTAATCCCGCAGCAAGCATTTTTTTCCACCATCCGGATGCACGCAAAGGTGGGGATCTTGCGGTTATTTGACCGACGGTAGCATCGGGGTGATTGAGAGGCGCCGCGGCCGAGCGGGCTGGATAAGCCTCGAAACCGAGGTGACGCCATTCGGTCGCCGTGGTGCGCGCCAGCACCGTCGCAATCAACTCGCCGCACCGCGTCTGATGATCGCGACTGAAACATCATCTTCCGCGGCCTGACCGGCACGTGTCGTTCCTGGGACGTATCGCCAGGGGATATTGAGATACTGCGGAGACATTGCCTATGTCTATTTTTCAACTTCGGATTCGCGGCAAATTGATCGCCGGATTTGCGGCAGTATGCGCGATCATCGCGCTTTCGGTCGGCTACACCGTGTTTGCGGTCGGCGGAATCGCCGGCACCGTCGATCGCATGGTGAACCTCCGCGTGCCCGTCGCGCTCGCGAGCACCGAACTCGTCGGCAATCTCTATTCCACGCTGGCAACCTTGCGGGGCTATCTGCTGACGGGAAACCCTCAGGGCAAGCTTGATCGTGCGGCGATGTGGAAAGAGATGGATGCGACCGTCGCTGCGTTCGACGACAAGGCCAATCAATTCACCAATCCCGAGAACAAGCAGAAATGGGAGGAGGCCAAGACGCGGCTCGCGGAGTTTCGCGTGGCGCAGGACAAGGCCGAAGCCATCGCCTTTACCCCTGATGCCTATCCGGCGACCAAGCTGCTGACGACCGAAGCGGGCCCGCGCGCCGAAACGATCTTTCAGGAGATCACCAAGATGATCAATGAGGAGGAAGGTCTGGAGGCAACGGTGGAACGAAAGAAACTGCTCAAGGCCATGGCGGATACGCGAGGCAATTTTGCTTCCGCCACGGCCCAGCTCCGCATGTACCTGCTTTCAGGCGAGCAGGCCGACAAGGAGAAATTCTTCAAGCCGTGGGAGTCCTTTGAGAAAGGTTATGCCGCGGTCCATTCGCGCAAGGACCAGCTTACCGCCGCACAGCAGGCCGCCTTCGACAAGATCACCAAGGGCAAGACCGAGTTTGCGCCGTTGTTCGAGAAGATCTTCGCTGTTCGGGAGTCTCCGGGCTGGAATGCGCCGGTCTACCTGCTCGTGACCGAGGCCGCGCCCCGTGCAGTCAAGCTACTTGCCCTGCTCGACGGCCCGAAGGGCGGCGACGGGACGCGTTCGGACGGAATCAAGACCAACCAGAAAAAGATGCTGGTCCAGGAAGCCGGCGACGTGCAGTCGGGTATTTCGCTCCTGAAGCTGGTGTTGTGGGTCCTGCTTGCGGTCGGGCTTGCCCTCGGCGGAGCCATTGCACTGTTCACGTCGCGCTCGATCGCCGGCCCGGTTCGGGACATGACCTCGGCCATGGGCAAGCTCGCTGCTGCCGACATGGCCGTCGCGATCCCGGGCTTCGGCCGCGCCGACGAGATCGGCGAGATGGCCGGCGCCGTCCAGGTCTTCAAGGACAACATGATCGAAGCCGATCGCCTGCGCGCCGAACAGGCGCTGGCGGAATCGCGCGCGGCTGCCCAGCGCAAGGCGGACATGCACGAGCTTGCCGGCCAATTCGAGAATGCGGTCGGGGACATCGTCAAGACACTCTCGTCGTCCTCGACCGAGCTTGAAGCCTCGGCCAGGACCCTGAGCAAGACGGCCGAGACGACGCAGCAGCTGTCCGGCATAGTCTCTGCCGCCTCAGAGGAGGCCTCGACCAACGTCCAATCGGTTGCCTCCGCCACCGAAGAGATGAGTTCGTCGGTCACCGAGATCAGTCGCCAGGTCCAGGATGCAGCCAGAATTGCCGGGGTGGCTGTCGATCAGGCGCAGCGGACGAATGATCAAGTCAACAAGCTGTCGCAGGCCGCAGCCCGCATCGGCGACGTGGTCGAGCTCATCAACACGATTGCTGGGCAGACCAATCTGTTGGCCCTCAATGCGACGATCGAAGCGGCGCGTGCAGGCGAGGCGGGACGCGGCTTTGCCGTGGTTGCCTCGGAGGTCAAGGCGCTTGCGGAGCAAACGGCGAAGGCGACCGGAGAGATAGGCCATCAGATTGCCGACATCCAGGCCGCGACGGAGGACTCGGTGGTTGTCATCAAGGAGATCAGCGGAACGATCGGCCGGATTTCCGAGATCTCCTCGGCGATCGCCTCCGCGGTCGAAGAGCAAGGCGCTGCCACGCAGGAGATTGCCCGCAACATCCAGCAGGCGGCGCAAGGTGCGGACCAGGTGGCTGCCAACATCACCGAGGTGAAGCACGGTGCGGCAGAAACCGGCTCGGCTTCCACTCAGGTACTTTCCTCTGCGCAGATGCTGTCCCAAGACAGCGCGCGGCTGAAAGCGGAGGTCGATCGGTTTCTCACGACGGTGCGCGCGGCCTGACACGTGAACGCGGCCAGCAACGCGCCATTGGGGCAAGCGGGAAGCAATGAACGGCCAGATTGTGGACGTATCGTTCGAGCCGGAAGCGGCAACGTCGTCAGCTTACCGCACGGCGAGCCGCCAAGGCAGCTCGCCGGCGCCCCGAAGCGATTTCGATCATGCGCTATCCCACCGCCTTCGCCGCGGCGCGGCCCGCATTGCGGCCCGAGAACAGGCAGCCGCCGAGGAACGTGCCCTCCAGCGAGCGATAGCCATGCATGCCGCCGCCGCCGAAGCCCGAGGCTTCGCCGACCGCGTAGAGTCCGGGGATGATCCGGCCGTCCTCGCCGAACACCCGCGAGTCGAGATCGGTCTCGAAGCCGCCCAGCGTCTTGCGGGTGAGGATATTGAGCTTGACCGCGATCAGCGGGCCCTGCGCGGGATCGAGAATGCGGTGCGGCGGCGCCGTGCGGATCAGCCTGTCGCCGATGTAGCGGCGCGCATTGTGGATGTTCATCACC encodes the following:
- a CDS encoding amidohydrolase — protein: MIIDAHQHFWDPTHADYPWMDAPELAPIRRAFAPADLGPLLKANGIDASILVQCRSALAETEQFLRIARDTPFVAGVVGWVDLTDGWVGETLDRLRVMRGGDKLVGIRHQVHDEPDPDWLLREDVRRGLTAVFAHDLAYDFLVRTRELPAAIATAQAFPHARFVLDHAAKPPIADGWRPEWADHIAALAACGNVWCKISGLATEAAWNDWDAERLFRFVEHAAKYFGEDRLIFGSDWPVCLLAGSYGEIKSALETCLAKLGPQARDKAFGVNAKAAYRLAIV
- a CDS encoding IS5 family transposase, whose protein sequence is MVERNVGQMSLADVLVRARRGSILDEVEAVVDWAPLRSLLGKRGGDGAGNSSYPAEVMLRCLLAGIWHNLSDPALEAAIADRLSFRRFVGLSLHDQTPDHTTLWRFRQELAKDGLIEKVFAEINRQLEAKKLILKQGTLVDASLIPARATPPRKARKDGEDTPSADRDARWGRKGKKSVFGYKIHTGVDAGHTIIRRVHMTDASITDTEPADRLFCGDEEAVYGDQAYYTHARHARLTEAGIKDRLMRRPNKHHPELPPRQKLRNKLIAKIRSAVERPYAVFKEHYGLRRMRFFNFARNQTHIVLACCAYNLRRAAGALAAQRPESVSV
- a CDS encoding PAS domain-containing protein, with the protein product MLQLEQFLNLPDLFVFIEEKIGIGIWRIDAAGQMQWSRGVFSLLGLDPRRTTPSFAAYERRIHPEDRRSPGAPGEFLFDRSLFDGEFRIIRPGGSLRWIRVESEVLLDSAGEPDCVLGVAIDITEQHRLLQPFKEDAGRYAALSQVVDGLLWIGNSDGRITALVNGPKISEADKFLGRGWVDLVHEEEREAALKSWATAAETGRPYNVEHRLRQPDGSYRLHRCKAVPVVHSDGSIREWLGTSTDMQQPQLSIQHGATSRLTGAQLRAARGMLNWSVKQLAARTGISAAVIRGLEERHGFLRLPEETLSTLRDTLSGAGIEFIFPAVGQPGVRPR
- a CDS encoding PHB depolymerase family esterase gives rise to the protein MGRCEDLGRTRGPPKGTDDVAFIAKLVERLVANGTADPKRIYVAGTSNGGAMAMTLVRAPRRSVCGRCERESHRRGHGYLPRPRPMLIINGTADPLVPHEARIELFCRGRFLIDGGDAGLLAQAQRLRDRRRCGDRHADRGPADQSTVTRRRRRARSPQPGRPPHARLLSRCALPEDRGSPLGPQNADIDGAETIWMCFSRFPSGRACFAGNACVPGVAQHSALG
- a CDS encoding RidA family protein, with product MTIQRFETGPRMSQVVVHGNTVYLAGVVANNAAGESVTKQTQDILATIDGHLAKAGTDKSKLLSATIYITDMKTFQEMNAVWDGWVSPGNTPARATVEAKLAAPQYTVEIMVTAAK
- a CDS encoding PHB depolymerase family esterase, with the translated sequence MALTTRPDWLPVLLSMAAIWFAHPAAADTIDVDGTKRSYTAQLPAKKPAPLMVVLHGNTQDGADMIARTAWPQVAKREGFAVVFPDGLNHAWADART
- a CDS encoding methyl-accepting chemotaxis protein, encoding MSIFQLRIRGKLIAGFAAVCAIIALSVGYTVFAVGGIAGTVDRMVNLRVPVALASTELVGNLYSTLATLRGYLLTGNPQGKLDRAAMWKEMDATVAAFDDKANQFTNPENKQKWEEAKTRLAEFRVAQDKAEAIAFTPDAYPATKLLTTEAGPRAETIFQEITKMINEEEGLEATVERKKLLKAMADTRGNFASATAQLRMYLLSGEQADKEKFFKPWESFEKGYAAVHSRKDQLTAAQQAAFDKITKGKTEFAPLFEKIFAVRESPGWNAPVYLLVTEAAPRAVKLLALLDGPKGGDGTRSDGIKTNQKKMLVQEAGDVQSGISLLKLVLWVLLAVGLALGGAIALFTSRSIAGPVRDMTSAMGKLAAADMAVAIPGFGRADEIGEMAGAVQVFKDNMIEADRLRAEQALAESRAAAQRKADMHELAGQFENAVGDIVKTLSSSSTELEASARTLSKTAETTQQLSGIVSAASEEASTNVQSVASATEEMSSSVTEISRQVQDAARIAGVAVDQAQRTNDQVNKLSQAAARIGDVVELINTIAGQTNLLALNATIEAARAGEAGRGFAVVASEVKALAEQTAKATGEIGHQIADIQAATEDSVVVIKEISGTIGRISEISSAIASAVEEQGAATQEIARNIQQAAQGADQVAANITEVKHGAAETGSASTQVLSSAQMLSQDSARLKAEVDRFLTTVRAA
- a CDS encoding nuclear transport factor 2 family protein, whose protein sequence is MIDPITVARRYIDVWNERAHNRRRELLSENWTADASYVDPLMKGDGHDGVDALIAGVQQRFPDFKFKLIGEPSGYGVHARFHVRFSWGLGPDDVDSPIKGTDFAVLKDGRIKSITGFLDQVPAGA